CGTGCAGATGACGGTGGAACTCGGGCGCACGAAGATCGCGATCCGCAACCTGCTGCAACTGGCGCAGGGCTCGGTCGTGGAACTGGACGGCCTCGCAGGCGAGCCGATGGACGTGCTCGTGAATGGCTGTCTGATCGCGCAGGGCGAAGTGGTGGTCGTGAACGACAAGTTCGGCATTCGCCTGACGGACATCATCACGCCGTCCGAACGTATCCGGAAGCTGAATCGATGAAACGCCTCGCCACCGTTGTCGTGTTGGCCGCGCCGATGTTCGCCCATGCCGCCGACATGAACGCCGTGAATCATGCCGCGCAGATCGCCTCGGGCGTCGGCGCAGGCAGCGCGGTGCCGTCGCTCGGCTTCGGCGCGGTGCTGCAAACGCTGCTCGGGCTCGCCGTCGTGATCGGCTTCGTGTTCGGCTGCGCATGGCTCGCCCGCAAGTTCGGCTATCAGGGCGGCAAGCGCAGCGGGCTCGTCAAGGTGGTGGGCGGCGCATCGCTCGGCAACAAGGAGCGCGTGGCAGTGGTCGAAGTCGGCGATACGTGGCTCGTGCTCGGCGCAGGCCCCGGCAATGTGCGGCTTCTGCACACGATGCCCGCCGGTTCTGCCGAAGCGGAAGTGCCGGCCGGCGTTGCGGGATCGCCCGCGCAAACGTTGCCGGGTTCGTTCGGCCAGCGCTTTCGCGATGCGCTCGCCGGCGAAGCGAACAAGCGGCTCCAGAAGTTCGTCAGTACCGGCAAGTAAAGCCTGTTCGTTCAGCCGATTCATCGGGCGTGCTCCGCAAGGGCCACGCCCGATTTGCTTTGGGCGACGCGCTCTCGCAATAGAACGAGTTAGCGCCGAATTGCCCTTCTGTTCGCGCCATCGTTTGCGGCCGGGATAGTCAACAATTCATGCTATCGAAAGAGGCAGGACATCATGGCTATCACATTCGTCATTTTTCAGAGTCAGCGGCTTGGCGACGCGCTCAAGCGTCTCATGCAGTTCGTCGGCGGGAGCAAGTAATGCAGGTCGGTCGTCACATCGCGCGGGGCGTGAAGCTCGCGCTTCCGGTTGTCATCGCGCTGTCGCCGCTCGCGGC
The Caballeronia sp. M1242 DNA segment above includes these coding regions:
- the fliN gene encoding flagellar motor switch protein FliN, whose protein sequence is MSDLMQEGTQPGATDMKDEELSMDDWASALAEQNGNEAPVASAGVFQPLSKAAAPSTRNDIDMILDIPVQMTVELGRTKIAIRNLLQLAQGSVVELDGLAGEPMDVLVNGCLIAQGEVVVVNDKFGIRLTDIITPSERIRKLNR
- the fliO gene encoding flagellar biosynthetic protein FliO → MKRLATVVVLAAPMFAHAADMNAVNHAAQIASGVGAGSAVPSLGFGAVLQTLLGLAVVIGFVFGCAWLARKFGYQGGKRSGLVKVVGGASLGNKERVAVVEVGDTWLVLGAGPGNVRLLHTMPAGSAEAEVPAGVAGSPAQTLPGSFGQRFRDALAGEANKRLQKFVSTGK